The Podospora pseudoanserina strain CBS 124.78 chromosome 7 map unlocalized CBS124.78p_7, whole genome shotgun sequence region CTGGATCGAAGAGGGGACGGGAtagggatggggagggggatgatggggagaggaggaggagtaggaggaaggggagacggggggaggtggtggatggggagggagaggagagggagagaagagatTATGAttgatgggtggtgagaTGCATGGTGTTGTAGGGTGGTTGTAGATTTACATAGGGGGGTTGTCACTCGGAAATCAAAAGCGCCCTTTTTGTGAAGATGGTTTTTTGGGGCTGAAATGGAAAAGAGGATAAAAAACGATGTTCACGTTGGCATTGgtggggtgttgtttggtgtATATAATATATGGTTGAGTGTGATGTATTTATAAGACTGGGGATCGGAGTATAATTGTGTCTTGTACCTACCGTCTTTATCAACGCTATCCACAGAATGAAGGTGTTTCTATGCTTCAGGTTACTGTGTCCCTACCACGCCATCAGCTCGTGTTCTACTTAGCCAGTTGAGCACACTCAGTCGACCATGTTTTAGTTACGCCTTCATTCAGCCACACCAAAGGTTACCACAACCATGCTATTGAGGTGACAGTGATATGCAGGGTCGCAGCTTATTATACCGGCATTCATCAACACAGATTTCCCAGTCAAGAAACACAGCCTGCATcatccctccctcaccgTCCAATCCCATGCCCAGCTCGCCCAgacatcatcgtcaacaagcGTCCGCGTGGTCGGTTTTAGCACCCAGTGAGGTGTTAGTGGCGTGGAGATGGTGGCCCTCAAGGGGAAGCATTGGTTGACTTCCGGGCGGGAACTGCGGGGTTAGCTGACGCTTGTGCCCCCAAACGGGGGGCTTGTCTCCAACTGACAGCTCCCTATCGTGGTGGGGGTACATGGGTGCATGGGTACCTCTCTCCATATCACTTACCGcatcttgacaacctccGTTTGCCTCCGtaccatctctctctcttcccgTGTCCTACCACTAGATCTGctgccaacccctccctcggGCGTGAACTTTAACGACAGCTCTTTCTGATGATGTCCAGCTTTATTCATTGACAACTGATTACACTGCAGTCAAAGAAGAAATATCAAAACATTTTACTACTTGTCTGTAAACCACACCGACCACTTtcagctcctcttctccatcttaTGTAACTTTCTTGCCTCACCCATACATTTCCATCCCATTATTCACGACACAGCGATGCGTCCGCTCCCCGGTGATGACGCCTTTGGTGGGCGTCCTCGGACCTCGACCATGGCGAGCGGCGACAGCGACACACCCGCCTTTTTGAACAtgtcttctgctgctgccgctgctgctgctccgcAAATGACTTATTTCTTTGCTGATGAAGCTTCCATTGGGGATTCTTCGAACGCGAGACCACCTGCTTCgtttcttcatcatcatcatcatcatcacaggTCGAAGGATAGCAAGAGGTTCCCTTCGCTGGATCATCCTGATCATTATTCGCATCATACTCCCAAACAATATCCGCCACGCAGCTCACCAGCTGTTCAGTACGAAGACCGCGACGTCAGCGGCGGTAGAGCGATAAGCTCAAACTCAAACTCCAAAGGCAAAGctgtggtggctgctgctgataaCACTGCTGTCAATTCCAAACCTAATGAGAGTGATGACCTGGCCACGCCTATGCCAGTGACCTCGGGCAATTTCCCAAAGTTATCatcaccccatcctccaccgccgttATCGACTACTTCCAACTCCCGCCCTACCACCCCGTTTCTGTCCGCCGGTCCAGCTTCAACACTGGGAAGTATCTCTTCTCGACGAAACTCATTGTCCTTATCCTCCGCCCCGTCTGTTATCGGAACCGACTACGACGATCGTTTATACCccgacgaagacgagcaACAATTGCAAGAGACAGAAATCATGGAAAGCAGCGGGAGTGTGCCGCAGCTGGTTATGCCCAGTATCAAGATGCCTTCTCGACGGCCGTTTACCGAACAGGGGAAACAGATGGGTAGACTGAAGGTGTTGATTGCGGGGGATAGTGGTGTGGGAAAGACTAGTTTGATCAAGGCTGTGGTGCAGAGCTGTGAGAGTGTTGTGCATGTTGATTCGATTGTTGCTGGAGAAGGGAATGGGATGCTGAGGAGTTTGCCTGTGGGAGGcaggaggggaaaggggaaggggagtggggagacgagggagatTACCGAGGTTTGGGCTAGTACGAAGCCTTATCCTGAGTGGTGGAGTGAGGTAGaggcggggggtggtgggttggggaggaggaagagcttgggggatgaggtgcTGGATAGGAATATTTGTTTTGTTGATACGATGGGGTATGGGTTTGGGAGTTCGGTGAGTTTTATGAGCGAGGGGGTGAGAATGGGGTTGGGATGAATGAGGGCTAATTTGTGATGGCAGTCTATGGATACTATTACGCCGGTGACGGAGTATATTCAGGGTCATCTTCAGCGAATTAGTAGTGGTTCGTTgagtgatggggatgtgTTGAGCATgctgggtggtgaggggggtgtgCAGGTTGATGTGGTGTTTTATATGGTGTCGAACCGTGAGTAGAGGTCCTCGTTGTCTGGGGTCCTGTATATGCTGACTTCGATATTAGGCCTCCGCCCTGTTGATATTCACTACTTACGACAGCTCTCACCCTTGACCAACATCATTATCCTGTTGGCGCAAACTGACCTTATGTCTGCGGACCAGGTTGCCGCAAGCAAGGAGCAAATCTACAGCCAGCTGAAAGAGGCCAATATCCGCCTCTTCTCTTTCAACACAACCTCTTTCAATTCCGAGAAGCAAGGGGTATACGCCACATCCAGTGCCAACGGCTCAGACCACGACAACATGGACGCAAGCCTGCTCATGTCACCCGACTACGTCCAACCACTCTTCCCAACTGAACTCGCCACCCTCGTCGAGCAAGTCTTCAACAAAGATGGCATCTCCCGCCTCCGTCACGCAGCCGCCCGTAAATACATCCAATGGCGAAAGACCCAGTCCCCAAGCTCACCATCGCTGTCACAGCGGTCCCTCCGCATGTCCAACTCTTTCAGCCAAAATTCTGTCTCTGGAAGCCAGATGCTCAACCCGCTTGGTAGCCCTCCATCGTACGCCCTAGCCAGAATCACAGACCACACCCAAAGAGAGGAACGCCTCGCCCAAGTCCGCTTTGCCAACTGGGCTGCTGACCTGCAGAAATCCATTGCCAACGAGAGGGCTCAGTATCTGGCCCTTGCCCGTGGTGACCGTGCCCTCTGGCtgacggaacggcttaatgAGTGTATCCAAGAGGGGAGTCTAGTCCCAGTGAATAGTAGACAGCAtacccaccgccaccgtggaaggagtgggagtgaTGGGTTAGAGTCACAGAGGTATAATAATGTGAGGAGACAGCAGCAAGTGAGGCAGGTGCATAGGGAGAGTAGTTTGAGGAAGGAACCAGAGGggaagcaacagcagcagcagcagcaaaactCGAATCATGAcccgttggggttgttggaagtGGCGGCTGacttgaggaggaaggggttggttgttttggaggtgttggggagtattggggttttgggcggggtggtggtttgggttgttgaTCGGTGGGTGCATGTGCAGGCTattgggtgggtgttgggtgagtgggagaggtggtgggaggggaggtgatttagggtgggaggtgatgggtgggGAGGCTAGGGGTGATTTATGGGGGTTAAGGGGGTATATAATACAGATGGTACTATCTGAGAATGGGGCCATGTTTTTTGAAAGAATGGAGCATATGGGACTTGGGAGtagggggtgttgaggggggtatATCATGTAATTTTTGGTTGGGGGTATACATAGTGAGAAAGAAATGGATATCTAAGTTTGTAAAGCCTCTTCCACTGTGTTGAGCTGGGTGAGCGGGGACTTTTATCTTGTGGTCTGCTTTGGGGGAGCTTGGTCAAGTGTGTGAACTAGTGTGAGGTGTGTAgatgtgatggtgttggagaGTCACAGAAATGTAAGAACACAGAATGGCGGCCGTTTTGCTCACTGTAAAGGAATGTGTAGGAGCTTATGTGTGTATGTGATCGAgtggtcttggtggtctTGTTCAGTTTggcggaggggaagaggcgCTGTTGTGGGAGGTAGGGGCTTACCAGCGCCCCGCTCTCTACCTTTTCATTCACCCTCCTTATAATaaaaggccttgaaagaaAATTAATGAGCCTTTGAATTATCTTTCAAGGCGTTCGaactatcttttaagccCTTCTAATTATCTTTTGAAGCCTCTTAACTATTTTCCTGACGTCTTTTGACTATCCTTTAAAGCCTATCAAATATCTTTTAACTCTTAATAATCATCCTTCGAAATATAGTTAAACTCTGTTTaaagggggggtgttggttaCAAAAATAGGGGGCTCCGTAAAGCTTCTTTCCAAAGTAATGGAGGCTGCCACGTGAAATTTGGGCCATGAAAGATTATCAACAAGCCTTCGGACACAATAAAACGCTTGTGGGTGGCGGTGACATGTATGTGTGTGATGGCGGCATCCAATAGGGCAGCTTCATTGCGGCTTCCTTCTCTGTTGAGAATGCCTAGCAGGCTCAGCCGCAGAGTCACACAAAGTGCTGAATTTGATGAGGCTGGCAGGCACGAAGCGGGGTTTTCCATTTTCGAAAACCACTTCCAAACTTTACAACTTCTCTGTTAGGATTTGCAAGTGTGTACTCAACATGGCTGCTATATCCAGAGACAAGATACCTGCTATTGGCCTGACCGTCATTCATGAGCCTGAGGGGGAGGCAAACTTGGAGTAAGTTGCTCTATTTCCAAGCACCTGTTCGCACATCATCGACGGCGGACCGATGAGCTGACATCCGCAAACAGTGTAGTCTTCGTACATGGGTTTACGGGCCATCCAGTGCGGACATGGACTCACAACGGAGGATCTGAACGACTGGATCAGGCTTCTGAGCCACCACCCAAAGCCAGAAAAGTTAACCTCTTCTCAAGGCCCCACGAACAAAAGAAATCGactccttcttctgcctctgTATATTGGCCCCAAGACCTTCTTCCAAAGAACCTACCGCATGCCCGGGTCGCCACCTTCGGTTACGATACCAATATCAGACATAGACATGTCGGTCCAGTGCTCAACAAAAGTACCATTTATGACATGGCGAAAGATTTCTTGTATCGACTCGAAGCCCTTCGCAGATCGAATAGCTC contains the following coding sequences:
- a CDS encoding uncharacterized protein (EggNog:ENOG503Q49T; COG:S) produces the protein MRPLPGDDAFGGRPRTSTMASGDSDTPAFLNMSSAAAAAAAPQMTYFFADEASIGDSSNARPPASFLHHHHHHHRSKDSKRFPSLDHPDHYSHHTPKQYPPRSSPAVQYEDRDVSGGRAISSNSNSKGKAVVAAADNTAVNSKPNESDDLATPMPVTSGNFPKLSSPHPPPPLSTTSNSRPTTPFLSAGPASTLGSISSRRNSLSLSSAPSVIGTDYDDRLYPDEDEQQLQETEIMESSGSVPQLVMPSIKMPSRRPFTEQGKQMGRLKVLIAGDSGVGKTSLIKAVVQSCESVVHVDSIVAGEGNGMLRSLPVGGRRGKGKGSGETREITEVWASTKPYPEWWSEVEAGGGGLGRRKSLGDEVLDRNICFVDTMGYGFGSSSMDTITPVTEYIQGHLQRISSGSLSDGDVLSMLGGEGGVQVDVVFYMVSNRLRPVDIHYLRQLSPLTNIIILLAQTDLMSADQVAASKEQIYSQLKEANIRLFSFNTTSFNSEKQGVYATSSANGSDHDNMDASLLMSPDYVQPLFPTELATLVEQVFNKDGISRLRHAAARKYIQWRKTQSPSSPSLSQRSLRMSNSFSQNSVSGSQMLNPLGSPPSYALARITDHTQREERLAQVRFANWAADLQKSIANERAQYLALARGDRALWLTERLNECIQEGSLVPVNSRQHTHRHRGRSGSDGLESQRYNNVRRQQQVRQVHRESSLRKEPEGKQQQQQQQNSNHDPLGLLEVAADLRRKGLVVLEVLGSIGVLGGVVVWVVDRWVHVQAIGWVLGEWERWWEGR